From Pseudobdellovibrionaceae bacterium, a single genomic window includes:
- the purT gene encoding formate-dependent phosphoribosylglycinamide formyltransferase gives MAKQKIKSLKKSLKIMLLGSGELGKEFTIAAQRLGLTVIAVDKYEGAPAMQVADRFYVIDMLDGNALEKTVDQEKPDYIVPEIEAIRTSKLLELESKGYNIIPSAKATNLTMNRDAIRDLAARTLKVKTPKFVYATSLEELKTISKEIGFPCVLKPVMSSSGKGQSVVKKAADLEKAWSFALQGMRGDQEKVILEEFIEFESEITLLTIKQIKGPTKFCAPIGHRQERGDYQESWMPAKISPAKLKKAQTMAKKVTDALGGAGIFGVEFFLTKKEVYFSELSPRPHDTGMVTMISQNLNEFELHLRAILGLPFDQLKTYGPSASAVILGTSTQKDPEFEGADKALKVPTADIRLFGKPEAHQYRRLGVALAQGKNIKEARKRALKAAQAIKVK, from the coding sequence ATGGCAAAACAAAAGATCAAATCCTTAAAAAAGTCTCTTAAAATTATGTTGTTGGGTTCAGGCGAGCTAGGCAAAGAATTCACTATTGCCGCTCAGAGGTTGGGTCTTACTGTGATCGCGGTAGATAAATATGAAGGGGCTCCCGCAATGCAAGTGGCTGATCGGTTTTATGTGATCGATATGCTTGATGGGAATGCCTTAGAAAAGACTGTCGATCAAGAAAAGCCAGATTATATAGTTCCAGAGATTGAGGCTATTCGCACAAGTAAGCTTTTAGAGCTTGAATCCAAAGGATACAACATCATTCCCTCGGCTAAAGCCACTAACTTAACGATGAATCGAGATGCTATTCGAGACCTTGCGGCTCGAACCCTTAAAGTTAAAACACCAAAGTTTGTTTATGCTACAAGTTTAGAAGAATTAAAAACCATATCTAAAGAGATTGGTTTTCCGTGTGTACTTAAGCCTGTGATGTCTTCTAGTGGTAAAGGTCAAAGCGTGGTCAAGAAGGCTGCGGATTTAGAAAAGGCCTGGAGTTTTGCATTGCAAGGCATGCGCGGTGATCAAGAAAAGGTGATTCTTGAAGAGTTCATCGAGTTTGAATCTGAAATTACTTTGCTCACCATCAAGCAGATTAAGGGACCTACAAAGTTCTGTGCCCCCATTGGTCATCGTCAAGAACGTGGAGATTATCAAGAGTCATGGATGCCTGCCAAAATCAGTCCTGCGAAACTTAAGAAAGCTCAAACGATGGCAAAGAAAGTGACTGATGCGTTAGGGGGAGCTGGAATTTTTGGAGTCGAATTCTTTTTAACAAAAAAAGAAGTGTACTTCTCTGAACTGTCACCGCGTCCTCATGATACGGGTATGGTGACTATGATTTCGCAAAATTTAAATGAGTTTGAACTGCATCTGCGTGCGATTCTGGGTTTGCCCTTTGATCAACTTAAAACTTATGGACCGTCTGCTTCTGCGGTGATTTTGGGAACAAGCACTCAAAAAGATCCTGAATTTGAAGGTGCGGACAAAGCGTTAAAGGTGCCTACGGCTGATATTCGCCTATTTGGTAAACCAGAAGCCCACCAATATAGGCGTTTGGGTGTGGCTTTAGCGCAAGGCAAGAATATCAAAGAGGCACGTAAACGTGCGTTGAAAGCCGCTCAAGCCATTAAGGTAAAATAA
- a CDS encoding L-threonylcarbamoyladenylate synthase, giving the protein MSTPPSFITANEAVNALKNGELVALPTETVYGLAAPIDNPQALEHIFKLKERPLYDPLIVHISDLGMLHQVAQTQNSPALVTLAEHFWPGPLTLVFPKNPQAVSDLITSGQDTVAVRMPRHSAALEVIARLGTPLAAPSANPFKKTSPTTAALVQQYFPDLKVLDGGECQVGIESTIVRQIDPHTVEILRPGMITAEDMRGIPHWNFEITTNFNAQGPGSMKEHYQPQKPLFLIRGSGDLPPHLRLQALQKNLEISFLQKYKLNERLHKLNIHEIALHNDPLLAARYIYRQLLEEGEQADILYIYWDQTQKNTEAWQSILNRLEKAAVKTILAEQPN; this is encoded by the coding sequence ATGAGTACACCCCCTTCTTTTATCACTGCAAATGAAGCGGTTAACGCCTTGAAAAATGGCGAACTTGTCGCTCTTCCGACAGAAACCGTCTACGGACTTGCGGCCCCTATCGACAATCCCCAAGCTTTGGAACATATTTTTAAACTTAAAGAGCGTCCTCTATACGATCCCCTGATCGTCCATATCAGTGACTTAGGTATGCTACATCAAGTGGCCCAAACTCAAAACTCTCCAGCACTGGTCACTTTAGCTGAACACTTTTGGCCTGGCCCTCTGACTTTGGTCTTTCCAAAAAATCCACAAGCTGTTTCAGACTTGATCACTTCAGGGCAAGATACTGTGGCTGTCAGAATGCCTCGTCATAGTGCTGCCCTTGAGGTGATTGCTAGGCTTGGTACTCCACTTGCCGCTCCCAGCGCAAACCCTTTTAAAAAAACCAGCCCTACAACAGCCGCTTTGGTGCAGCAGTACTTCCCTGACCTTAAAGTTTTAGACGGTGGCGAATGCCAAGTGGGGATTGAGTCCACTATCGTACGCCAGATCGACCCTCATACCGTAGAAATTTTACGTCCAGGAATGATCACAGCCGAAGATATGCGCGGCATCCCTCACTGGAACTTTGAAATCACCACCAACTTTAATGCCCAAGGCCCTGGGTCCATGAAAGAGCATTATCAGCCACAAAAACCTTTATTTTTGATTCGGGGCTCTGGTGATTTACCACCACACTTGCGTTTACAGGCTTTGCAAAAAAATTTAGAAATCTCTTTTCTACAAAAATACAAACTCAACGAGCGACTGCATAAACTCAACATCCACGAGATTGCCCTTCACAATGATCCGCTGCTGGCAGCTAGATACATCTATCGACAGCTTCTGGAAGAAGGGGAGCAGGCCGACATTCTTTACATTTATTGGGATCAGACACAAAAAAACACCGAAGCTTGGCAAAGTATTTTAAATCGTCTCGAAAAAGCCGCAGTCAAAACTATTCTAGCCGAACAGCCGAATTAG